Below is a window of Agathobacter rectalis ATCC 33656 DNA.
CCTTAATGCGGTCGGGGATGTTCCACAGCTTTTTGTCCAGCAGCTCCCGAAGCACTACGCTTTCCTGCGCGTCCTCCTCATAGCAGATATAGCCCTTGTCCTTGAAGCCGCATTTTTTGGCCGCCGGGGAGAGGACGGCGGCTACCTCGTTTGCCACCATCGTTCCGCCGTGGCTGGCGGTAGATACCAGAAACACCCCCGGACAGAGAACTTCACAGCTCTGCACCTCGCCCCACGGGGAGCTTTTCGGCGCATGGAACATTCCGCCCGTCCGGTTCCGGTCCGCCTGCATGAGAGCCGCCTTTTCCAAGATGGCCTTCAGCTCCGGGGAAAAGTAGGCGTATTCCCGCAGGACACGGGCGGCGTCCCCGCCGCAGGCGTTCATCAACAGGGTATAGGCATCGCTGTCCGCTTTGGTACAGCGGCCCAGCAGTTTTCCGTCGTAATAGCAGGCTGCGTCATAGCCCGTCCGTTTGCGTGGCATGGTTTCCGCCTCCTTTCTGCTTCGGGCCAGCATGGCCCGAGGTCAACGCTCTGCGCTGCGGCTGGGCTTTTCCTTCGGAGGCCGTTCTGCCTTTGCCTGTTCGGCAGCCGCTTTTCCGGCTTTGAGCTGGTCGCTGATGGACGCACGCCCCACAGAGCCGCGCTCCGCCATCTGTTCCAGCTTTGCCTCATAGGCTTGCAGAACAGCGGTGTTGAGCTGTTCCCGGAACTCCTTTGTGACAGGGTAGGCCATATCCCGGTAGCCGCCTTTGCCGTCCGGCTGGCTGGGCATCCCAAGAAAGAGGCCCTTGCTGCCCTGTACGATTTTCAGATTTTCCACCACAAAGCAGTCATTGAATTTCACGCTGGCAAAGCCCATCAGATTTTTCACAGGTTCGATGACCCGCACGCTTACATCCAGCTTCAACGGTGCGGCCGGGGTGGTGTTTGCAACCTTTTCCTGCATGGTTTCCTCCTTTCCGGCGGGAACAAGGTTCCCGTCCTTGTAGTCATAGCCTTCCGCCCGGAGTGCCGCCAGCGTGTCCGCCGATACGCACCCGGACAGTTTCAGATCGGTTTCCACCATAAAGCGCATGGTGTCTGCTTTAGAAAATTCTTCGGGGAGCTTTCCATAGAAAGCCGGGTTCGGCTGTCCGTCCGCACCCTGTTTGTAACGCCGAGGCATACCGCCTCCTTTCCGCTTCGGGTCAGCATGGCCCGAAGTCTCTTAATGGCAGCCGAAGATGGATTTTGCAAGACTGCCTGTTTTGAATAAGGTAAAACACAGCAGCACCGTATATCCCACGCAGCCCCAGATCGCCCCGATGGGGTCGCCGTCGGTGGCGATACTCTGGATCAGCACCGCATAGATGGCGACACAGACTAAGATCAATAGACCTTGAAAGCCCACCGCAAAGAGGGAGCGGAAATAGTTCTGCCCCATGTGTCCGGTTTCCCTGTTGGGGACGGTGGCAAACGGGATAGGCGCTAAACTTGTGAGTAAATAAATTTCAATCATACGGCCATATACGATAACGAAGATCACGATGTTTAAGGCAATCATGGTAAGCTGGATCAGGAAGGACTGGAGCCAGAGTCCGAACAGAGGACCTAACTCCATCGCTTCAAGCTCTGTCCGCAGACTGTCCAGCACATCCGGCGTGATCTCTGTCCCGTTCTGGATAATGCCCGCTGACTGCTGTATCACATGCTGGCTCACATCAAAGACCGCCAGCACGATATTGAAGGTATTCGTCAGGATCATCACAGCCACAAAGGTTTTGAACACCCACTTAAAAAACATCCATGTGTCAACTTCATGGAGGTTGTTGCGTTCTATGAGCATCTGTATCAGTTCATAGGTCATAACAAAAGTGAGGATGACCCCGGCGATTGGCAGAATGGCAGTTTCGGAGATCTGTCGTATCATGGAAAAGACCCCGGCGTTCCAGTCCGCCGGGGTCGTGCCTACCTGTGTGGCGATCTCGCCAACGCTCTGATTGACGTTATCGAAAAGGCCGTCCAGATTTCCCATGATACCATCGACGAGCAGACCTTTCAGCCATTCAACGATTGCGTCGATGATAAAGTCCATACATCAGCTCCTTTTCTGGAAAAGGGACAACGGGTGACACTTAGCTGAACAGGCCGGACAGCAGAGGGATAAGCTGAAGGCCGATCAGAACGACACCGCCGCCAGCCATGAGCTGTTTTATCCCCAATTAGGTGTAAAACTCTGCTCGATGGCGAGCGGCGGCGTACAAAAAATCTATATGGTGTTTTTAAGAGAACCGTCCCGGCGGGACAGGTCAGGCACTGACCTGTTCCACCTCCGGGATGGGTTTGAGATTAAAATGAATTTCGATAGAAATGTGTCTTGTTTTATCTTCGTCAATGCGCTCATGCACGACGATTTCTTTGATTAAGCGGTTAAGGGTGGCTGCGTCCAGCTCTGTGATGTTGGCATATTCCTGAATGGCTTCCACCCATTGTTTTGCGTCATTGGCAAGCTGGACTTCATCAGACAGCCGCTTTCTGCCCTCGGACACCTTTGCTTTAAGCTCCGTCTGCTCGGTCTGTGTCTTTTCCAGCATGGTGTTGAAATTCTGCTCACTGATACGCCCTGCAATCATATCCTCATAAAGCCGCATGACCATTTTGTCCAGAACCTCAATCCGTTCCTCGTCCCTTGTGAGGGAGCGTTCCATTGCTTCCCGCTGTTCCCGCTGCTCTGCTTCACAGGTATTGGTCAGGCGGTCGGCAACCGCTTCCCCGTCCATCAGGGCAGCTCTGGCACATTCCCTGATTTTCCGCAGCACATGGCTGCAAAGGGTGTCATAGTCAATCCGGTGCTGGGTGCAGTGGTTCTTTCCAAAGGCATTGTAGGTCTTGCAGGAATAAATTTGCTGGGGATGTTTTGCGTTTGTGTAGCGTATCGTCAGCGACTTCCCACACTCGCCGCATTTTATCAGTCCGGCAAACAGGCTGATTTCATTGGTCTGCCCCGGACGCTGGCGAGATTTCAGCTTGTTCTGCACAATGTCAAAGCTCATGCGGTCAATCAGCGGTTCATGCTGTCCCTCCACCACAATCCAGTCCTCCGGCTTCTTTTCCCCAATCGTGCCGATTTTGAAACGGTAGTCTTTTTTCTGGGAAGCAATCGCCCCGGTGTAGACGGGATTCATCAAAAGGTCTTTGATAACGGAGAAGTCCCACATATACCGTCCTTTTTCTGGGTCTTTCTTTTCCCATTTGGTGCGGGTATTGCGAAGCCCCCGTTCCCGGTTCCACCATGTGGGGCAGGGGATTTTTTCTTCCTCCAGCCGTCTGCGGATATAGTTCGGACCATGACCGTTCAGGGCATATCCGAAAATCAGTCGCACAATCGGGGCGGTTTCCTCGTCAATGAGCAGATGGTTTTTGTCCTCCGGGTCTTTCCGATACCCAAACGGGGCAAGACACCCGGTAAACTGTCCTTTCTGCGCTTTCAGAAGATAAGAGGAATGGACTTTCTTGGAAATATCCTTGCTGTACATCTCGTTCAGGATATTCTTGAACGGGGCAATATCGTTGTTATCCCGCAGGGTGTCGATACCGTCATTCATGGCGATATAGCGGACACCGTTTCTTGGGAAAAAGTCCTCAATCAAATGCCCGGTTTGCAGATAGTTCCGCCCCAGTCGGCTGAGGTCTTTCGTGATGACAAGGTTGATTTGCCTGCGCTCAATGGCTCTCAACATTCTCTGTAAATCAGGACGCTCCATATTAAGACCTGTGAAGCCATCGTCCTGATAGACTGCCACAACCTCCCATCCCTGCTTTTCGCAGTATTTTTCCAGCATATCACGCTGGTTTGCGATACTGGCACTTTCGCCTTGCAGGTCATCGTCCTTTGACAGTCTGCAATAGACCGCTGCACGATAGCCCCCGGCAAGTGCCGAACCGATTGTTCTGTATTCCATTTCGTTCATCATAGCCATTTACCCACACAATCCAGACGGTATCTGGCTCTTTTGAACCTCATCTTCATTATACTTCAAATCTTTCTTTTTAGCAAGATATTCTTTTGAATTTGTCTTTCCATATTTCTGGGAAATCAGGCTGACGAACACATCGGTTGCGTCAAGCTCCCCGTCAAATACAGTGGTCACATGAATCTCTGTTTTGTTTTTTGCCATAGGCAGTTATCCTCCATACATGAAAATAGCCAGACAGAGGGTGTCGGCAACGAAGTCCGGCAACGGGCTTCAAAAGACCTTGCAAACAATCTCAATCTGGCGATGATTACTATTTATACTTTTCTTTTATTTTTCTGTTGTTTTGGTTGTTATAAGGGAGAAAAGCCCGGAAATAAGGGGTTTTCCCCGGCAACCGGCTCGGCAACGGGATAGCAACAGGGGGTGCAACGGGCTGTCATTTTCAGAATGGAAGCTCCATCTGTTCTGTGACCTCCACAAAGCCATCCATTGCTTTTTCAGACGGGTTGCATAAGTCCGTTGCCGGGTTTTCACGCTCCCAGCCCTTTTGTCTGCCGTATTCGGAAAACATTCTTGGATTCGGGAAGTACCGCCAGCGGTCAATGCATTGGTTCATAATCTCGTTGATTTCCCGTATTTCCCATTGCTTCGGCTCGTCAAAGGCATGGTTCAAAGCTTCCTTGTAGAGCTGCTTGGAGCAGACCATGCTCCCGGTGTACCTATCAAGATACGCCTGTATCATTCCGGCTTTGGTGTCCTCCGGCATAAAATCCCGCTGGTGTTCTTTGAGATACCGCTGCATGGCGGGGCTGAAAGCCAGCTTGAACCTGCCGCTTCGGTAAATCTCCATCGCTTCCGCCCACATCTGCTCGATATAGGCTCTGGAAGCAGCTTCGTCCTCCAAAATGTGAACCTCGGCTTGCTCCGGGTACACCATGACGGGGATAAAGCGGCGGTTGCCGGAACGGTCAAGGGGAAGAAAATCAAGGGCATTGGAAGTGCCGCCAAACACGCACTGACGGGGGCGGTCTGCCGGGTGGGTTTCATAGGGTATCTTGTAGACCTCTTTCTGCCGGCTTAAAAATGACTTGATTTCCTCAATGCTCTTGGCGTTGGCGGTTGCCATCATTTCCGACATTTCGATAATCCAGTGACCTTGCAGCTTGCGGTACACATTGTCATCGTCCAACTTCCGCAAATCATCGGAGAACCACTCGTCCCGGACTGCCAGCAGACGGAAGAAGGTGGACTTGCCAGCCCCCTGACCGCCTACCAGACAGAGCATGATTTCAAATTTGCATCCCGGCTGAAAGGCTCGTGAAATTGCACCCAGCAGGAACAGCTTCAACGCTTCATAGGTGTAATCGTCTGCGTCAGCCCCCAGAAAGTGCCGCAGGCAGAAACGGATTCGCTCTGTCCCGTCCCACACAAGGGTATTGAGATAGTCCCGGATGGGATGGTACTTGTTTTCATTCGCCACAATCCCGATGGCGTTATCAATCTTCTTCTCATTGGTAAGCCCGTAGGTTTCTTCCAGATAGAGAAGCAGATACTTCATGTCCGTATCGTTCAGGGCGGTGCTTTCCCTGTGGAAGCCGATGGGCTTTATGATGTCCTTGCGGTCGGTCAGGATGTTGTATGCGATAGCCCCGGAAAGCAGCGGGTCACGCTGGAATACGGTCAGGCAGTTCCGTATGCTCTGACGGACACCGCCTTTCTCGGTAGTTTCCAGCCCCGCCTTGATTTCCTCAATGCTCTGGGGCGGCTGCATGGCGTTCATGGTGTTTTTTAGTTCTTGCTGCGTTTGCGGCGGCAAGCTCTGCCATTCGCTTTTCAAGCTGTATCACATCCTTTCCGTAGTCCGTAATCAAAGCTGCTTTTTCCTCTGTCTCCCCAAAGAGCAGCACATCCAGCAGATATTCCACATGGTCTTGCTTCTGTAAGGCTTCCACAAACCGGGGATGAAAGGCTTCCTCCGGGGAGTGCGGGGCATATTCCTTTCTCCATGCCCGAAGCAGATGGAGATAATCGGCAAGGATACGGAAGCAGCGGCTCTTTGCTTCCTGAAACTGTTCCTCCGGGGATTTCTGCCGGGGCTTGGGCTTTTTTGCCTTTCCCGGCGGCTTCCAGTCCTCATAGGAAAGCCCGAAGTCCTGTGCCAGTTGTACGGCGGCTTCTTTCTTTCCCAGCCCATACAGGGCGGCGGCAAAATCAATCACATCCCCATCCGCACCGCAGCCGAAGCAGTGGTAACGCTGATCCAGCTTCATGCTTGGGGTTTTATCGTGATGGAACGGGCAGCAAGCCATCCCGTTCCGCCCTGCATGGATTCCATAATGCTCCGCAGCCTGTCTTGTTGTGACGGACTGCTTCACAGCTTCAAATACATTCAAATCTATCCCTCCTTAAAAAGAAAAAGCACCTGACATTCTCTGATTGAAAATGGCAAGTGTCTGTTAAAGTTCCATATCCTGTTGTCTGTGTTTCGTCTGCGCCGGGGCGGTTCTTTGTGCTTTTTTCTCGTCCGCCTTATCCTGCAAGACTTCTTTGATAGGCTGTTTCTTGGGCGGCTCTTTACTTTCCTCTGTGCCGGGTGTGGCTTTCCGTACCCAGTAGCGGATGTCCCGCAGCTTCTTCAAATCCTCCTGCACCTCGGTCAGTGGTACTTTCAGCTCTGCGATGTCGCTGAGAAGCGTTTCCTGCTCCTCTTGTAGCTCCTTTTGGGTGCTGTCCTTATCGTCCGGGTGCTTGGCAAGGTAGGCGGCGGCTTTCTCATACCGGGCAACCTCCGGGTGTTCCTGTTTGAATTTCTCCTTTGTTTTCTTAAAAAATATCTTCTGGTACTTCTCATAGACAGGCTTACATTCTTTGCAGTCTGTCCGGCTGGCAAGAATCCCGTCAATCACTTTGCTGCGGGCTTCCTTTGGCTTCATCTGATTGCGGTAATCTGCGGCTGATTTCCCGGAAGATTCCAGAAAGGCTTCCAAGTCCTCCACAGTGGAAAGCCCCTTTTGCCGGAGATAGGACAGAGCTTCGCTGACTGCCTTTAAGTCTTTGGAAGTCCCCCGGTTCTGCCCAGCCCTCGTCCAGTCCTTCCGTTCTACCTTTCGTATCTCCATATATTTCATCAGAAGATTGGGAAGAAGCGTCGCTTCTTCCGCCGCTTTTTGTGCAAGCAGTTCCTTCCGCTTTTCGCCCAGCTCGGTAATCCAGCCTTTGAGGTTTTGGATAAGCTGCCGGATGGACTGCATTAAGCTGTTGGCGGCTCTGATTTCCCGGTTCAGGTTGCCGATATTCGTCTGGATACCACGCTTTTCCATCTGCCGGACAGCAGCCCCCTCATGGACAGTGGGGACAATATCAAGCCCCTGTCTGGCATAGGAACGCAAGTCCACACGCTCCGGACGGTCATTGGCTTCCAGATAGCGGTTCTGGATGACCTCCCATTCATGCCGCCAGATTTCACAATACTTCTGGTCGTTCCAGTCAACTGTATCCTCCTTGTGGCTTTTCCACCTGCCGGATGGCAGCTTTATCCGTTCCCCATTCTCGTCAAGGTCATAAACCTTGCGGCTCTTTGGAAGCCATTTCCCATGCTCGTCCATTGCCCTCATAGTCAGCAGGACATGGGCGTGGGGATTGTGTCCCGGCGGGTGGGGGTCATGGATGGCAAAGTCAACAATCATCCCTTTGGAAACAAACTGCTGCTCACAAAACTCCCGGACAAGGACAGCGTACTGGTCGGGCGGTATCTCTCTGGGGATGGTAAGCACCCACCGCCTTGCAAGCTGGGAATTCCATTGCTTCTCCACCGCTTCGGCGGCGTTCCATAAAGTATTGCGGTCTGCATACGACCGTGGGGCATTTGCCGGAAGCAAGATTTCATTGTGGACGATACCACGCTTTTCCGGGTAGTGCTTCACTTCCTGATCGTATCCACAGAACAGCTTTTCGCCGCTCTGGTAGGCAGCGGCGGCAACCGCAGACTGCTGTTGGCTTCGCTGCACAATCGAGATTTCGTTGTGTGGACAGGGCATTTCGTGTCCCTCCTTTCGGTAATTGGTGGATGGGGTGGCGTTTTACCACCTCATTTGGGGCAGAAAAAAAGCAGGAGACCTTTTCAGATTTCCTGCTCGGTGGTGCCGCCGGTGGGCGGCTGGTATTCAGTTTTGAAAGTTCGGGTCAGGGTGGCCCGATGATGAAATAAAATATCTGCATGAAGATTATTCAACTTCTTTTAGTAATTCTTCAACAGAAATACCGTAAAGTTTTGCAAGTGCAAAAAGATTTGATGTGGAAGGGTCGGATGTTCCATTTTCCCATTTTGAAACAGCCTGCCTGCTAACACCAATCGTTTCAGCAACAAATTCCTGCGTCATTTTGCACTGTGTTCTGTGTACTTTGAGTGCTTCACCCAACGATTTCCTCACTACGGATTTTTCCTGCCGTACATCTTTTGAATGGATATATTTGAGTAATGCACGAACAATAAGGGTAAGCAAACCAACAAAGATACATAAGAAAATTATTCCAACGATTATCATAAATACGGTTACTTTCATTTGACCACCTCCTAATGTTGCTGTTGGCTTCATTTCTCTGTACGGATATATTTAAGCAATGCACGAATAACAAGGATAAGCAAGCCGACAAAGATACATGAGAAAACTATTCCGACTACAATCATAATGATGTTTACTAACATTCATTTGGATGACCTCCTTTCTTTGTTGGCTTTATTCTATCTGAATTACCGTGTTGCTACCACCAACTATCAAGCAATTATCAGTTGCATATCGGTTGCACAATGATAGCGTTCTGTTTTTTGACCTTATTATACTAAATTACCGTAGATAAGGATAGCTCGACTGATAAAACTTGCTGGACGGGAACAGCTTGCAGCGCAAGGTGTTTCCGGGCGGCAAGTCCACAAAAGGGTAGCTGGCGACAGCCAGCGCAGGGGAAGCGTAGCGTCCCCTGTATGATTTGGAGCAGACCATGACTGCGGAAAATCACAGCCCTCCGGCGAGGAGCCTTCGGAGAACGCAATGCACCAACCTTTGGGTGGTGTATAATTGCGCCCTTAGTAAACTAAGGGGTTTCCGGCTTCTCTCGTTCCAGCAGTTTTTTCAATAGTTCCTGTGTGTCCTGTCTGTGAAAAATGAGCTTCAACAACAGCATAACATCATCATCGGTCAGGCGTTCCGGCTCTTGCAAAAAACTTTCCAGCATACCGCCACGAGTGCAGAGCCGGTGCGTCCGTTCCTTTCGGGTAAGCTGCTTTAGCTGGTGCTGCAACGCCTTTTCATCATTGATGGCTTTCCGCAGTTTCTTTTCACTTTTTTCCAGCTCCCGGTTGAGCCTTTCCAGCTTTGAGGTATCAGGCAAGGGCAGCGTCCTCCTCTCCCGGTATCAGCACATAAATCCTGTTTGGTTCTCCAACGCCCTGACGCACCCGCATGATAAGCCCGGCGGTTTCCAGTTCATTCAAAGAACGCTTGACCGTCATGGAGCTGCGGGACAGGACTGCGGCAATGGCTGTGACAGGGAAGCAGACAAAGAGGATTCCGTTTTCGTCCTCCTGCCCATTGGAGAGCATAGCGTCCAACATCCGGCAGTACATGACCTTTGCGGTGCTGCTGACTGGAAATCCTGTCAACGCTCTGGGAAATGGCACACAGGGCGGCAAGGGTGTGTCTATCGTCATAAATTCAAAATTCATTCGGTGTGTTCCTCCTTTTTCTTTGCTCGTTTGGATAAATAACGGGGGCAGTCAACCACAACCGCCCGGAAGCTCTGCCTGCACCCATGCTGGCATTTCCGGCATAATTCGTTGTAAGTGACACGCCCCCGGTCGTTGAGGTAAAAAGAAAGCTCATGCTTCCTCTTTTTGCTCATTCTCGGCATATTGCGCTTCCTCCCGTTTTAGTGTATGGTTTCGGGGCGATTTTTGGAAAAATTACGGTCATAGAGCCGCTTAAAATCTCCCGAAGTATCAGCGATAGGGTAGACTGTCCCCCTATCAGATTGTCGTGTTTCGGTATCATTTCGGTGTCAGTTCGCCAGTTCTCCCCGGTGTCGTTCCTCCCCTGAATCTCACAGCGGCGTATCGCTCCCTTTGGTATGCTCGTTTCGGTCAGGGTTCCTCCACATCCCTGCCAAAAGTCATGGCACTACATCGCCGGGGAAGCATATCCCACACAGGCTGGTCATTCGATTGGAATAATCCATCGATGAACTACCTGTATCATAGAACATTTTTGTGCCCTGTGCCGTATGTCCACAAAGCAGGAATTCGGGGTAAAAATCAGAAATTTCCACGATTGCGGAATGATATGGTATAATCAATTCAACGGTTATAAATGTTGTCAGAAGGGGGAACTGCTTCAATGAACGGAGCTACTACAATACAGGAACGGCTAAAAGATTTACGATTAAACAAAGGATTAAAACTGGAAGAACTGGCTGAGCAAACGGGTATTTCAAAATCGGCTCTTGGCAGTTATGAAAAAGACGACTATAAGGAAATCAATCATGGCAACCTTATCCTGCTGGCAGATTTTTATGGGGTGTCCCTCGATTATCTCTTTTGCCGGACAGAGAACCGGGCGGAGATCAACACGCCATTAAGGGAGCTGCATTTGAGTGATGAGATGGTAGCACTTCTGAAAAGCGGTTGGATTAACAACCGTCTGCTGTGCGAACTTGCCACCCATAAGGACTTTATCAAGTTTCTTGCGGACATTGAGATTTATGTGGATGGGATTGCCACCATGCAGATTCAAAACCTCAACGCCCTTGTCGATACCGTCCGGCATGAAATCATTGAACG
It encodes the following:
- a CDS encoding DUF7007 domain-containing protein, whose product is MLARSRKEAETMPRKRTGYDAACYYDGKLLGRCTKADSDAYTLLMNACGGDAARVLREYAYFSPELKAILEKAALMQADRNRTGGMFHAPKSSPWGEVQSCEVLCPGVFLVSTASHGGTMVANEVAAVLSPAAKKCGFKDKGYICYEEDAQESVVLRELLDKKLWNIPDRIKDKAQFEENLNQSIRQYNPEYWRARQSGRKAAEAARSTTPAKEAAR
- a CDS encoding septation protein SpoVG family protein, with amino-acid sequence MPRRYKQGADGQPNPAFYGKLPEEFSKADTMRFMVETDLKLSGCVSADTLAALRAEGYDYKDGNLVPAGKEETMQEKVANTTPAAPLKLDVSVRVIEPVKNLMGFASVKFNDCFVVENLKIVQGSKGLFLGMPSQPDGKGGYRDMAYPVTKEFREQLNTAVLQAYEAKLEQMAERGSVGRASISDQLKAGKAAAEQAKAERPPKEKPSRSAER
- a CDS encoding VirB6/TrbL-like conjugal transfer protein, CD1112 family encodes the protein MDFIIDAIVEWLKGLLVDGIMGNLDGLFDNVNQSVGEIATQVGTTPADWNAGVFSMIRQISETAILPIAGVILTFVMTYELIQMLIERNNLHEVDTWMFFKWVFKTFVAVMILTNTFNIVLAVFDVSQHVIQQSAGIIQNGTEITPDVLDSLRTELEAMELGPLFGLWLQSFLIQLTMIALNIVIFVIVYGRMIEIYLLTSLAPIPFATVPNRETGHMGQNYFRSLFAVGFQGLLILVCVAIYAVLIQSIATDGDPIGAIWGCVGYTVLLCFTLFKTGSLAKSIFGCH
- a CDS encoding recombinase family protein, encoding MAMMNEMEYRTIGSALAGGYRAAVYCRLSKDDDLQGESASIANQRDMLEKYCEKQGWEVVAVYQDDGFTGLNMERPDLQRMLRAIERRQINLVITKDLSRLGRNYLQTGHLIEDFFPRNGVRYIAMNDGIDTLRDNNDIAPFKNILNEMYSKDISKKVHSSYLLKAQKGQFTGCLAPFGYRKDPEDKNHLLIDEETAPIVRLIFGYALNGHGPNYIRRRLEEEKIPCPTWWNRERGLRNTRTKWEKKDPEKGRYMWDFSVIKDLLMNPVYTGAIASQKKDYRFKIGTIGEKKPEDWIVVEGQHEPLIDRMSFDIVQNKLKSRQRPGQTNEISLFAGLIKCGECGKSLTIRYTNAKHPQQIYSCKTYNAFGKNHCTQHRIDYDTLCSHVLRKIRECARAALMDGEAVADRLTNTCEAEQREQREAMERSLTRDEERIEVLDKMVMRLYEDMIAGRISEQNFNTMLEKTQTEQTELKAKVSEGRKRLSDEVQLANDAKQWVEAIQEYANITELDAATLNRLIKEIVVHERIDEDKTRHISIEIHFNLKPIPEVEQVSA
- a CDS encoding virulence-associated E family protein is translated as MNAMQPPQSIEEIKAGLETTEKGGVRQSIRNCLTVFQRDPLLSGAIAYNILTDRKDIIKPIGFHRESTALNDTDMKYLLLYLEETYGLTNEKKIDNAIGIVANENKYHPIRDYLNTLVWDGTERIRFCLRHFLGADADDYTYEALKLFLLGAISRAFQPGCKFEIMLCLVGGQGAGKSTFFRLLAVRDEWFSDDLRKLDDDNVYRKLQGHWIIEMSEMMATANAKSIEEIKSFLSRQKEVYKIPYETHPADRPRQCVFGGTSNALDFLPLDRSGNRRFIPVMVYPEQAEVHILEDEAASRAYIEQMWAEAMEIYRSGRFKLAFSPAMQRYLKEHQRDFMPEDTKAGMIQAYLDRYTGSMVCSKQLYKEALNHAFDEPKQWEIREINEIMNQCIDRWRYFPNPRMFSEYGRQKGWERENPATDLCNPSEKAMDGFVEVTEQMELPF
- a CDS encoding CHC2 zinc finger domain-containing protein, whose protein sequence is MNVFEAVKQSVTTRQAAEHYGIHAGRNGMACCPFHHDKTPSMKLDQRYHCFGCGADGDVIDFAAALYGLGKKEAAVQLAQDFGLSYEDWKPPGKAKKPKPRQKSPEEQFQEAKSRCFRILADYLHLLRAWRKEYAPHSPEEAFHPRFVEALQKQDHVEYLLDVLLFGETEEKAALITDYGKDVIQLEKRMAELAAANAARTKKHHERHAAAPEH
- the mobQ gene encoding MobQ family relaxase, which gives rise to MPCPHNEISIVQRSQQQSAVAAAAYQSGEKLFCGYDQEVKHYPEKRGIVHNEILLPANAPRSYADRNTLWNAAEAVEKQWNSQLARRWVLTIPREIPPDQYAVLVREFCEQQFVSKGMIVDFAIHDPHPPGHNPHAHVLLTMRAMDEHGKWLPKSRKVYDLDENGERIKLPSGRWKSHKEDTVDWNDQKYCEIWRHEWEVIQNRYLEANDRPERVDLRSYARQGLDIVPTVHEGAAVRQMEKRGIQTNIGNLNREIRAANSLMQSIRQLIQNLKGWITELGEKRKELLAQKAAEEATLLPNLLMKYMEIRKVERKDWTRAGQNRGTSKDLKAVSEALSYLRQKGLSTVEDLEAFLESSGKSAADYRNQMKPKEARSKVIDGILASRTDCKECKPVYEKYQKIFFKKTKEKFKQEHPEVARYEKAAAYLAKHPDDKDSTQKELQEEQETLLSDIAELKVPLTEVQEDLKKLRDIRYWVRKATPGTEESKEPPKKQPIKEVLQDKADEKKAQRTAPAQTKHRQQDMEL
- a CDS encoding helix-turn-helix domain-containing protein, translating into MKVTVFMIIVGIIFLCIFVGLLTLIVRALLKYIHSKDVRQEKSVVRKSLGEALKVHRTQCKMTQEFVAETIGVSRQAVSKWENGTSDPSTSNLFALAKLYGISVEELLKEVE
- a CDS encoding DUF3847 domain-containing protein, whose amino-acid sequence is MPDTSKLERLNRELEKSEKKLRKAINDEKALQHQLKQLTRKERTHRLCTRGGMLESFLQEPERLTDDDVMLLLKLIFHRQDTQELLKKLLEREKPETP
- a CDS encoding DeoR family transcriptional regulator, with the translated sequence MNFEFMTIDTPLPPCVPFPRALTGFPVSSTAKVMYCRMLDAMLSNGQEDENGILFVCFPVTAIAAVLSRSSMTVKRSLNELETAGLIMRVRQGVGEPNRIYVLIPGEEDAALA
- a CDS encoding helix-turn-helix transcriptional regulator, with amino-acid sequence MNGATTIQERLKDLRLNKGLKLEELAEQTGISKSALGSYEKDDYKEINHGNLILLADFYGVSLDYLFCRTENRAEINTPLRELHLSDEMVALLKSGWINNRLLCELATHKDFIKFLADIEIYVDGIATMQIQNLNALVDTVRHEIIERYRPGEDDPHLKVLQAAHISDDEYFSHMVRDDLNLIIRDIREAHKKDSESAPQTTVADELKENLEAVENFKGSRDEKLVVLYCKQLGINYKNLSDEEFRWLIRILKKSKKMGTPISQRKKR